One stretch of Limnohabitans sp. DNA includes these proteins:
- a CDS encoding peroxiredoxin — MAIVLNKPLPEFEANATSGLKVSNHSHIGQTVVLFFYPKDNTPGCTTEAMQFRDKYKDFVKAGALVLGVSRDNMKSHDDFKAKLELPFELIADTEEKMCHMFGVVKNKIMYGKKVKGIERSTFLIGPDGTLKQEWRGLKVPGHVEDVLQAVKQLKKAIPA, encoded by the coding sequence ATGGCGATCGTTCTGAACAAACCCCTCCCTGAATTTGAAGCCAACGCCACCAGCGGTCTTAAAGTTTCGAACCACTCTCACATCGGTCAAACCGTTGTTTTGTTTTTTTATCCCAAAGACAACACACCAGGGTGCACCACCGAGGCTATGCAGTTTCGTGACAAATACAAAGACTTCGTCAAAGCTGGAGCCCTGGTGCTGGGCGTCTCCCGCGACAATATGAAGTCGCACGACGACTTCAAGGCAAAACTTGAACTGCCTTTTGAATTGATTGCTGATACCGAAGAAAAAATGTGCCACATGTTCGGTGTGGTCAAAAACAAGATCATGTATGGCAAAAAAGTCAAAGGGATTGAGCGGAGCACCTTCCTGATTGGACCCGATGGCACCTTGAAACAAGAATGGCGGGGCCTTAAGGTGCCAGGACACGTTGAAGATGTCCTGCAGGCTGTCAAACAACTGAAAAAAGCGATACCTGCCTGA
- the dnaB gene encoding replicative DNA helicase — MSAAIDSALIPFSADLSRDSQVANLRVPPHSIEAESSVLGGLLLDNGAWDRVGDLLVYTDFYRHEHQLIYAAIGALVNASKPADVITVSEQLQNQGKAEQMGGLAYLNSLAQYVPSASNIRRYAEIVRERAILRKLVSASDEIATNAFNPQGKAIDRILDEAEQKIFNIGEEGSRMKQGFQSMDTLVVELLDRVQEMADNPNDITGVPTGFYDLDRMTSGLQPGDMVVLAARPSMGKTAFAINIAEHVALNEGLPVAVFSMEMGASQLAVRVVGSIGRIDQGHLRTGKLSDDEWPRLTEAIEKLRTVSLHIDETPGLTPSELRANARRLARQCGKLGLIVVDYLQLMSGSGNSVGDNRATELGEISRGLKMLAKELQCPVIALSQLNRSVEQRTDKRPMMSDLRESGAIEQDADIIMFIYRDDYYNKDSKDPGVAEIIIGKQRNGPTGTVRLTFLKNLTRFESLASGLSDDY, encoded by the coding sequence ATGTCCGCTGCAATTGATTCTGCTTTGATTCCTTTTTCTGCTGATCTGTCTCGCGACAGCCAAGTGGCCAATCTGCGCGTGCCACCACATTCCATTGAGGCCGAATCCAGCGTTCTAGGAGGGTTGTTGTTGGACAACGGGGCATGGGACAGGGTGGGGGATTTGCTGGTCTACACAGACTTTTACCGTCATGAACACCAGTTGATTTACGCGGCAATCGGTGCGCTGGTGAATGCCTCAAAACCTGCTGACGTGATCACTGTCAGCGAGCAATTGCAAAACCAGGGCAAGGCGGAGCAAATGGGGGGGTTAGCGTATCTGAATTCTTTGGCCCAATACGTGCCCAGCGCCAGCAACATACGCCGCTATGCCGAGATTGTTCGGGAGCGCGCTATCTTGCGCAAGCTGGTCTCGGCCAGCGACGAAATTGCTACCAACGCGTTCAACCCTCAGGGCAAGGCCATTGACCGCATCCTGGATGAAGCCGAGCAAAAAATCTTCAACATTGGTGAAGAGGGCTCGCGCATGAAGCAGGGCTTTCAGTCGATGGACACGCTGGTGGTCGAGCTGCTTGACCGCGTGCAGGAGATGGCTGACAACCCCAATGACATCACGGGTGTGCCCACCGGCTTTTATGACCTGGATCGGATGACTTCCGGTCTCCAGCCGGGAGACATGGTCGTTTTGGCTGCACGTCCTTCGATGGGGAAAACGGCTTTTGCGATCAACATTGCCGAGCATGTGGCCTTAAACGAAGGACTGCCGGTGGCGGTTTTTTCCATGGAAATGGGCGCATCCCAGTTGGCCGTGCGTGTGGTCGGCTCGATTGGCCGCATCGACCAGGGTCATTTGCGTACAGGCAAACTCAGCGATGACGAGTGGCCACGGTTGACCGAAGCCATTGAAAAACTGCGTACGGTGTCTTTGCACATCGACGAAACACCTGGACTAACACCGTCCGAGTTGCGCGCAAATGCCAGGCGACTGGCTCGCCAGTGTGGCAAGCTGGGTTTGATTGTGGTGGATTATTTGCAGCTCATGAGTGGCTCTGGGAACTCGGTCGGTGACAACCGCGCGACCGAATTGGGTGAGATTTCGCGGGGTCTGAAAATGCTGGCCAAAGAGCTGCAGTGCCCGGTGATTGCCTTGTCGCAATTGAACCGCAGTGTCGAGCAACGGACAGACAAACGCCCCATGATGAGCGACTTGCGTGAGTCTGGTGCCATCGAGCAGGACGCTGACATCATCATGTTCATTTACCGCGACGACTACTACAACAAGGATTCCAAAGATCCCGGGGTGGCTGAAATCATCATCGGCAAGCAGCGTAATGGTCCGACTGGCACGGTCCGCCTCACTTTCCTGAAGAACCTGACTCGTTTTGAGAGCCTCGCGTCGGGTCTGAGCGATGATTATTGA
- the priB gene encoding primosomal replication protein N: MNRTELKACIAEHAALRYTPAGLPALDLILEHASEVQEAGQMRKVQLKLRALAIGSLAERLALQAVGSVWTFQGFLATPRQGKSVVLHIQEFQQD, translated from the coding sequence GTGAACCGTACCGAACTGAAAGCCTGTATTGCCGAGCACGCCGCTTTGCGATACACCCCCGCTGGTTTGCCTGCTCTTGATTTGATTCTGGAGCACGCCTCTGAAGTACAAGAGGCCGGGCAAATGCGCAAAGTCCAGTTGAAACTTCGTGCCTTGGCCATTGGGTCATTGGCCGAAAGATTGGCCCTGCAAGCGGTAGGCAGTGTCTGGACGTTTCAGGGCTTTTTGGCCACCCCTCGACAAGGAAAAAGTGTCGTGTTGCACATTCAAGAGTTTCAGCAAGATTAA
- the rpsR gene encoding 30S ribosomal protein S18 — protein sequence MATFKKFNKDKRPKRNTQSLLFKRKRFCRFTVTGVEEIDYKDVDTLRDFIAENGKIIPARLTGTRAIFQRQLNTAIKRARFLAMLPYTDQHKV from the coding sequence ATGGCCACGTTCAAAAAATTCAACAAAGACAAGCGCCCTAAGCGCAACACCCAGTCACTGCTGTTCAAGCGCAAGCGTTTTTGCCGCTTCACGGTCACTGGCGTCGAAGAAATCGACTACAAAGATGTGGACACCTTGCGTGACTTCATCGCCGAAAACGGCAAAATCATCCCTGCGCGCCTGACTGGCACCCGTGCCATTTTCCAGCGCCAGCTCAACACCGCCATCAAGCGCGCGCGCTTCTTGGCCATGTTGCCCTACACCGACCAGCACAAAGTCTAA
- a CDS encoding reverse transcriptase domain-containing protein: protein MQSHKVMRQMPERSGRAGRRHGEAGPDTASDETRGTLHEHPDTGSAKQLAGTGGLLEAALTRQNLQALLQVLQPLIDPTFSDHSHGFRPGRRAHDAVKAARAYVQSGKRVVVDVDLAKFFDRVNHDILIDRLKRRIDDAGVIRLIRAYLNAGIMDGGVVVDRHLGTPQGGPLSPLLANVLLDEVGKALEARSYCFARYADDCNVYVGSKQAGERVMGYLRKLYTGLKLQINEAKSAVASALGRKFLGYALWMAKGKEVKCAVAYKALDNFKARIRQLTCRSGGCSMAQVVEKLRPYLLGWKAYFGMAQTPRVWRELDEWLRHRLRAIQLKHWKRPKAIYRELKALGASKDVANQVAGNCHRWWRNSDGAIKRVLTIAYFDRLGVPGLS from the coding sequence ATGCAAAGCCACAAGGTCATGCGTCAGATGCCGGAGCGATCCGGGCGGGCAGGAAGGCGGCACGGTGAAGCCGGGCCAGACACTGCCAGCGACGAAACCCGAGGTACGTTGCATGAACACCCGGATACAGGGTCGGCAAAGCAGCTGGCAGGCACAGGTGGTCTGCTGGAGGCGGCGCTGACGAGACAGAACCTGCAGGCCCTTTTACAGGTGCTGCAACCGCTGATCGACCCCACCTTCAGCGACCACAGCCACGGGTTTCGACCGGGCAGGCGTGCACACGATGCGGTCAAGGCCGCACGGGCGTACGTCCAATCGGGCAAACGCGTGGTGGTGGACGTGGACCTGGCCAAGTTCTTTGACCGGGTCAACCACGACATCCTGATCGACAGGCTCAAAAGGCGCATCGACGACGCTGGAGTCATCCGGCTGATTCGGGCTTACTTGAACGCCGGGATCATGGATGGCGGGGTGGTGGTCGATCGCCATCTGGGCACGCCGCAAGGCGGACCGCTCAGTCCGCTGTTGGCCAACGTGCTGCTAGACGAAGTGGGCAAGGCGTTGGAGGCGCGCAGCTACTGCTTCGCGCGCTACGCCGACGATTGCAACGTCTACGTGGGCAGCAAGCAGGCGGGCGAGAGGGTGATGGGCTACCTCAGGAAGCTGTACACGGGCTTGAAGCTTCAGATCAACGAAGCCAAGAGTGCAGTGGCCAGCGCCCTTGGGCGCAAGTTCCTGGGGTATGCGTTGTGGATGGCCAAGGGCAAAGAAGTCAAATGTGCGGTGGCCTACAAGGCACTGGACAACTTCAAGGCTCGCATCCGGCAACTCACGTGCCGCTCGGGCGGGTGCAGCATGGCGCAGGTGGTGGAGAAACTGCGGCCCTACCTGCTGGGCTGGAAGGCGTACTTCGGGATGGCGCAAACGCCCAGGGTCTGGCGAGAGCTGGACGAGTGGCTGCGCCATCGGCTGAGGGCCATTCAGCTCAAGCATTGGAAGAGGCCGAAGGCGATCTACCGGGAACTCAAGGCGCTGGGGGCATCGAAAGATGTGGCCAACCAAGTGGCGGGTAACTGCCATCGGTGGTGGCGCAACAGTGACGGAGCCATTAAGCGCGTACTGACCATTGCGTACTTTGACCGGCTGGGGGTGCCAGGGCTGTCCTGA
- a CDS encoding VC_2705 family sodium/solute symporter: protein MSSVYRWRLHRNVLIYIFVLLALIGVMAWAERMGLSRNLIGPIFLFSTVMIYALIGIAGRTTDEDEYYVAGRRIPAVYNGMATAADWMSAASFISLAGALYLQGFSGNGDEPGGLAYVLGWTGGFCLVALLIAPQLRAMRLYTLPDFFEHRYGGRWPRVIAAVASVLCSFTYIVAQIYGIGLIASRLTGVQFEIGILLGLGGVLLCSFLGGMRAITWTQVAQYIMLLLAFMIPVSWLAYKQLGNPLAPLVYGSQLLAISEIERRLMEDPGELEVRREFAQRAQLYASRLQNVENSIVELRQQLESKIQLLKAQGADFSTIAQVRRELLAVPQDPAKAREEWTRAKIENLERSKPLGGMPAHTQSFTGDPAGGAVQARLFNESRLNFLALVFCLMIGTAGLPHLLTRFYTVPTVAETRSSVAWTLFFIGLIYLSVPALAVLVKFEVLSNLVGTRFDALPSWMAQWARLDSNLLSFSDVNGDGFLQLGELKLGADMIMLATPELGGMPFVVSGLVAAGGLAAALSTADGLLLTISNALVRDMRPSGAKAPKSSEGRVILSKFALLAVAMVAAVVAAFKPAEILALVSASFSLAASAFFPGMVLGMAWQRVHRAAVVLGMLSGLGVTIFYMVVNAPGFRHFWELDSHGGLWWGIQPLSAGVFGVPVGFVVMVLATWLIPQSLISPNLRSQAPQAEPPNNYPGL, encoded by the coding sequence ATGTCCTCTGTTTATCGGTGGCGACTGCATCGAAATGTGCTGATCTATATTTTCGTCTTGCTGGCTTTGATCGGCGTCATGGCCTGGGCCGAAAGAATGGGTTTGTCAAGAAATTTGATTGGCCCCATTTTTCTGTTCAGCACAGTGATGATTTATGCCTTGATTGGTATTGCTGGCAGAACCACAGATGAAGACGAGTACTACGTTGCGGGTCGGCGTATTCCTGCCGTGTACAACGGCATGGCCACTGCTGCAGACTGGATGAGCGCGGCTTCATTCATCAGCTTGGCTGGTGCACTTTACCTTCAGGGCTTCTCTGGCAATGGCGATGAACCGGGCGGTCTGGCTTATGTGTTGGGGTGGACGGGGGGATTTTGTTTGGTGGCTTTGCTGATTGCTCCGCAGTTGCGTGCAATGCGCTTGTACACCTTGCCTGATTTTTTTGAACATCGCTATGGAGGGCGTTGGCCCCGAGTTATTGCAGCCGTGGCCTCGGTTTTGTGCTCGTTCACCTACATTGTGGCTCAGATCTATGGCATTGGACTGATTGCCTCCCGATTGACCGGTGTCCAATTTGAGATAGGCATTTTGCTCGGGTTGGGCGGCGTTTTATTGTGTTCCTTTTTAGGTGGCATGAGGGCTATCACATGGACACAAGTTGCCCAGTACATCATGCTATTGCTGGCCTTCATGATTCCCGTATCCTGGCTGGCCTACAAACAATTGGGGAATCCTTTGGCACCTCTTGTTTATGGTTCTCAGTTGTTAGCTATTTCAGAGATTGAAAGACGACTGATGGAAGATCCTGGCGAACTGGAAGTGCGCCGTGAATTTGCCCAACGCGCCCAACTGTATGCTTCACGACTCCAGAATGTGGAAAACTCAATCGTTGAACTGCGTCAACAGCTAGAGAGCAAAATTCAGTTGCTGAAAGCCCAAGGAGCTGATTTTTCGACCATTGCTCAGGTCCGCCGTGAACTCTTGGCTGTACCCCAAGATCCCGCAAAAGCGCGAGAAGAATGGACACGTGCCAAGATTGAAAACCTAGAGCGATCCAAGCCTTTGGGCGGTATGCCGGCACACACGCAGTCCTTTACTGGAGATCCCGCTGGAGGTGCTGTTCAGGCCCGGCTTTTCAATGAGTCCAGATTGAATTTCTTGGCCCTGGTTTTTTGTCTCATGATCGGTACCGCAGGATTGCCTCATTTGTTGACAAGGTTCTACACCGTTCCGACTGTAGCTGAGACACGCAGTTCTGTCGCTTGGACCTTGTTTTTTATTGGGTTGATTTATTTGAGCGTGCCCGCCCTGGCTGTTCTGGTGAAATTTGAGGTGCTCAGCAATTTGGTGGGCACCCGGTTTGATGCGCTTCCCAGCTGGATGGCGCAATGGGCCAGATTGGATTCCAATTTGTTGTCTTTTTCGGATGTCAATGGCGATGGTTTTTTGCAACTGGGCGAACTCAAGTTGGGTGCGGACATGATCATGTTGGCCACACCCGAGTTGGGCGGTATGCCATTTGTGGTCTCTGGTCTGGTAGCTGCAGGTGGTTTGGCGGCGGCGTTGTCTACTGCCGATGGCCTGCTTTTGACCATCAGCAATGCCTTGGTGCGCGATATGCGACCCAGCGGTGCCAAAGCCCCCAAATCCTCAGAGGGGCGAGTCATCCTTTCCAAGTTCGCTTTGTTGGCAGTGGCCATGGTGGCTGCGGTCGTAGCTGCATTCAAGCCTGCTGAGATCTTGGCTTTGGTATCCGCCTCTTTTTCGCTAGCTGCATCTGCCTTTTTTCCAGGCATGGTGTTGGGGATGGCCTGGCAACGGGTGCATCGTGCGGCGGTGGTACTGGGTATGCTGTCGGGTTTGGGGGTGACGATTTTTTACATGGTGGTCAATGCCCCTGGTTTCCGCCATTTTTGGGAGTTGGACTCTCATGGCGGCTTGTGGTGGGGCATTCAGCCCTTATCCGCAGGCGTTTTTGGGGTCCCAGTTGGTTTTGTGGTCATGGTGCTGGCCACCTGGCTGATCCCGCAGAGCCTGATAAGCCCAAACCTGCGTTCACAGGCTCCCCAAGCCGAGCCGCCCAACAACTATCCGGGACTGTGA
- the rplI gene encoding 50S ribosomal protein L9: MQIILLEKVVNLGNLGDIVKVKDGYARNFLIPQGRARRATEANKAEFEARRVELEKVAAAKLADAQAQGEKLNGLVVKLSQKAGVDGRLFGSVTNHDISEELNKQGFKLLKSQIRMPNGPIKVVSDSTVSVALHTDVVVDVTVSVYGESA, encoded by the coding sequence ATGCAAATCATTCTGCTCGAAAAGGTTGTGAACCTGGGTAATCTGGGCGATATCGTCAAAGTCAAAGACGGTTATGCGCGCAATTTCCTGATCCCTCAAGGTCGTGCACGTCGCGCTACTGAAGCTAACAAGGCTGAATTCGAAGCTCGCCGCGTTGAACTCGAAAAGGTCGCTGCAGCAAAGTTGGCCGATGCGCAAGCTCAGGGCGAGAAGCTCAATGGTCTGGTTGTCAAGTTGTCGCAAAAAGCCGGGGTCGATGGTCGTTTGTTCGGCTCGGTGACCAACCACGACATCTCTGAAGAGTTGAACAAGCAAGGCTTCAAGCTCCTTAAATCTCAGATTCGCATGCCCAATGGTCCGATCAAGGTTGTTAGCGATTCAACTGTCTCAGTCGCCTTGCATACCGATGTGGTGGTTGACGTGACCGTGTCTGTTTACGGTGAGTCTGCCTGA
- a CDS encoding PhoH family protein, translating to MPLPPAPTQRASRLTHKAYESSIDGSEAPPEREAVRLATKVSAARSELTSSPIQTAQRQLRPPRASKSDPPKTKAIHDASSVEPPKAQTPGRRASSLKQRTRRTNGPSKLFVLDTNVLMHDPMSLFRFEEHDVFLPMIVLEELDSHKKGMSEVARNARQASRSLDALASAQADDLGKGSPLNATGYSDALGQLFFQTQPLDLSLPLALPQGKADNQILGVVKALGIQYSPREVVLVSKDINMRVKARALGLQAEDYQNDKTLEDGDLLYPGSLALPSNFWIQNGKSVESWQQGTHTFYRISGPIVPSLFLNQFVYFEAPGEPSLYARVTEIRGKTAVLRTLKDFTHHKNEVWGVNTRNREQNFAMNLLTDPDIDFVTLTGTAGTGKTLLALAAGLTQVLDDRRFTEIIMTRATVSVGEDIGFLPGTEEEKMGPWMGALDDNLEFLAKGDGGNAGEWGRAATNELIKSRIKIKSMNFMRGRTFMNKYVIIDEAQNLTPKQMKTLITRAGPGTKMICMGNLAQIDTPYLTEGSSGLTYAVDRFKGWAHGGHITLARGERSRLADFASEAL from the coding sequence ATGCCATTGCCCCCCGCACCCACTCAACGCGCCAGCCGCCTGACACACAAAGCTTACGAATCCAGCATCGACGGCAGCGAAGCACCACCTGAGCGTGAGGCAGTCCGCCTTGCAACGAAGGTTAGCGCCGCACGATCCGAACTGACCTCCTCCCCAATCCAGACCGCCCAGCGACAGCTACGGCCGCCCCGCGCGAGCAAGTCCGACCCTCCAAAGACAAAGGCCATCCACGATGCATCGTCGGTCGAGCCACCCAAAGCACAAACCCCGGGCCGCCGAGCATCTTCCCTCAAACAAAGAACTCGTCGCACCAACGGACCCAGCAAACTCTTCGTGCTGGACACCAATGTGCTGATGCATGACCCGATGAGCCTCTTTCGCTTTGAGGAGCACGATGTTTTTTTGCCCATGATCGTGCTGGAAGAACTTGACAGCCACAAAAAAGGCATGAGTGAAGTGGCCCGCAACGCCCGGCAAGCCAGTCGCTCACTCGATGCACTCGCCTCAGCTCAAGCCGATGACCTGGGCAAGGGATCGCCCCTGAACGCAACAGGTTATTCAGATGCTTTGGGCCAATTGTTTTTCCAGACCCAGCCACTCGATCTGAGCCTGCCTCTGGCCTTGCCACAAGGCAAAGCAGACAACCAGATCCTTGGCGTGGTCAAGGCTCTGGGGATCCAATACAGTCCACGAGAAGTGGTTTTGGTGTCGAAAGATATCAATATGCGAGTCAAAGCACGTGCGCTGGGCTTGCAGGCCGAGGACTACCAAAACGACAAGACTCTGGAGGATGGCGATCTGCTGTATCCAGGCTCACTGGCTTTGCCCTCCAATTTTTGGATCCAGAACGGCAAAAGTGTGGAGAGTTGGCAGCAAGGTACGCATACGTTTTATCGTATCAGTGGACCCATTGTGCCCAGCCTGTTCTTGAACCAGTTTGTCTATTTCGAAGCTCCGGGCGAGCCCAGTTTGTACGCCCGCGTGACCGAAATCCGGGGTAAAACTGCTGTGCTTCGCACGCTGAAGGACTTCACGCACCACAAAAATGAAGTTTGGGGTGTAAACACACGTAACCGTGAGCAGAACTTCGCCATGAACCTGCTGACCGACCCGGATATCGATTTTGTGACCCTGACGGGTACCGCTGGCACTGGTAAAACCCTTCTGGCCTTGGCCGCAGGCTTGACGCAAGTGCTGGATGACCGTCGCTTTACCGAAATCATCATGACCCGGGCCACCGTGAGCGTGGGTGAAGACATTGGCTTTTTGCCTGGCACTGAAGAAGAAAAAATGGGTCCATGGATGGGCGCACTTGACGACAACCTGGAATTCCTTGCAAAAGGAGACGGTGGCAACGCTGGTGAATGGGGGCGCGCGGCCACCAACGAACTTATCAAGAGCAGGATCAAGATCAAAAGCATGAACTTCATGCGAGGTCGCACTTTCATGAACAAATACGTGATCATTGACGAAGCCCAGAATTTGACTCCCAAGCAAATGAAAACACTCATCACACGGGCAGGTCCGGGCACCAAGATGATCTGCATGGGCAACCTCGCCCAGATCGACACGCCCTACCTGACCGAAGGCTCATCAGGGCTGACTTACGCCGTCGACCGTTTCAAAGGTTGGGCGCACGGTGGTCACATCACACTGGCACGCGGTGAGCGCTCCCGACTGGCGGACTTTGCCAGCGAAGCACTGTAA
- the rpsF gene encoding 30S ribosomal protein S6 — MRHYEIILLIHPDQSEQVPAMLERYKGMITAGGGSIHRVEDWGRRQLAYQINKLGKAHYLCVNIEADQAVMAELEHAFKFNDAVLRHLTVLKKKADAGPSSMMKTVEREEARKSQQAEFAA, encoded by the coding sequence ATGCGTCATTACGAAATCATTTTGCTGATCCATCCCGATCAGTCCGAACAAGTGCCGGCCATGCTGGAGCGCTACAAAGGCATGATCACTGCCGGCGGCGGCAGCATTCACCGTGTGGAAGACTGGGGCCGCCGTCAGTTGGCCTATCAGATCAATAAACTGGGCAAAGCGCACTATCTGTGCGTGAACATTGAAGCCGACCAAGCCGTGATGGCCGAACTCGAGCACGCCTTCAAGTTCAATGATGCCGTGCTGCGCCACCTGACGGTGCTGAAGAAAAAAGCCGACGCCGGTCCTTCTTCCATGATGAAGACGGTCGAGCGCGAAGAAGCCCGCAAGTCACAACAAGCCGAATTCGCCGCTTGA
- the ppsA gene encoding phosphoenolpyruvate synthase, producing MSDLFSETALVVPFEHLRMTDVESVGGKNASLGEMISQLPSGVLVPSGFATTAHAFRQFLAFDGLTERINARLDALDTEDVRALAAAGAEIRAMVEAQPFPADLEKAIRDEFLRLQGSNSEASFAVRSSATAEDLPDASFAGQQETFLNVVGIDDVLHKMKEVFASLYNDRAISYRVHKGFAHADVALSAGVQRMVRSDLGAAGVMFTIDTESGFEDVVFITSSYGLGETVVQGAVNPDEFYVHKPMLVAGKRSVIRRNLGSKLVEMVFASPQEKRISGKLVKTTDVPAELRNRFSLSDDEVEQLARYAVVIEQHYGRPMDIEWGKDGTDGQIYILQARPETVKSQAKGSPEVRYKLKGKSNILAEGRAIGQKIGTGPVRLVHHISDMDKVRPGDVLVTDMTDPNWEPVMKRASAIVTNRGGRTCHAAIIARELGIPAVVGCGNATEQLGEGALVTVSCAEGDTGYIYDGLLETEVSEIQRGVLPEIKTKIMMNVGNPQLAFDFAQLPNAGVGLARLEFIINNNIGVHPKAILDYPAIDADLKKAVESVARGHASPRAFYVDKVAEGVASIAAAFWPKPVIVRLSDFKSNEYRKLIGGSRYEPEEENPMLGFRGAARYLSEDFGEAFAMECEALKRVRGEMGLTNVQIMVPFVRTLGQAKKVTHLLASQGLRRGDDALKLIMMCEVPSNAILAEQFLEFFDGFSIGSNDLTQLTLGLDRDSGMELLAADFDERDPAVTALISQAIGACLSKGKYIGICGQGPSDHPDFAHWLMNQGISSISLNPDTVIETWTHLGR from the coding sequence ATGTCTGATCTTTTCAGTGAGACCGCCTTGGTCGTTCCCTTTGAGCATCTGCGCATGACCGATGTGGAGTCGGTTGGCGGCAAAAACGCCAGCTTGGGAGAGATGATTTCCCAGCTTCCATCTGGCGTGCTAGTGCCCAGTGGATTTGCCACAACAGCCCACGCATTCCGCCAGTTTCTGGCTTTTGACGGCCTGACAGAGCGCATCAACGCCCGGCTGGATGCCTTGGATACCGAAGATGTGCGCGCTTTAGCCGCTGCTGGGGCTGAAATCCGTGCGATGGTCGAAGCCCAACCCTTTCCAGCTGACCTCGAAAAAGCCATTCGCGATGAATTTCTCCGCTTGCAAGGGAGCAACTCCGAAGCTTCTTTTGCTGTGCGTTCCTCAGCTACAGCCGAAGACTTGCCTGATGCGTCGTTTGCAGGGCAGCAAGAAACTTTTCTGAACGTGGTCGGCATCGACGACGTGCTGCACAAAATGAAAGAGGTGTTTGCCTCGCTCTATAACGACCGTGCCATCAGTTACCGTGTGCACAAAGGCTTTGCCCACGCCGACGTTGCCTTGTCGGCAGGCGTTCAGCGAATGGTGCGTTCCGACTTGGGCGCGGCGGGTGTCATGTTCACTATCGACACGGAGTCGGGTTTTGAAGACGTTGTGTTCATTACCTCCAGCTACGGCCTAGGGGAGACGGTGGTTCAAGGCGCAGTGAACCCAGACGAGTTCTATGTCCACAAGCCCATGCTGGTCGCTGGCAAGCGCAGCGTGATCCGTCGCAACCTGGGCTCGAAGTTGGTCGAAATGGTGTTTGCCAGCCCACAGGAGAAGCGCATTTCCGGAAAGTTGGTCAAAACCACCGATGTGCCCGCCGAATTGCGCAACCGCTTTAGCCTGTCCGACGACGAGGTCGAGCAACTGGCCCGCTATGCGGTGGTGATCGAGCAGCATTACGGTCGCCCGATGGACATCGAGTGGGGCAAGGACGGCACCGATGGCCAGATTTACATCTTGCAAGCTCGCCCGGAAACCGTCAAAAGTCAGGCCAAGGGCTCACCAGAGGTGCGTTACAAACTAAAGGGCAAAAGCAACATCTTGGCTGAGGGCCGGGCGATTGGTCAGAAAATCGGCACGGGTCCAGTGCGTCTTGTGCACCATATCAGCGATATGGACAAGGTTCGACCCGGCGATGTGCTGGTGACCGACATGACTGACCCAAACTGGGAGCCGGTCATGAAGCGCGCCAGCGCCATCGTGACCAACCGCGGCGGGCGCACCTGTCACGCCGCCATCATCGCCCGTGAGTTGGGCATCCCAGCGGTGGTGGGTTGCGGTAATGCGACCGAACAACTGGGGGAAGGCGCCTTGGTGACCGTCAGTTGTGCCGAGGGCGATACCGGTTACATCTACGACGGTTTGCTTGAAACCGAGGTCAGCGAGATCCAGCGTGGTGTCCTGCCCGAGATCAAGACCAAGATCATGATGAACGTGGGCAACCCTCAACTGGCCTTTGATTTTGCCCAGCTGCCTAATGCCGGTGTCGGACTGGCGCGTCTGGAATTCATCATCAACAACAACATTGGCGTGCACCCTAAAGCCATACTCGACTACCCCGCGATCGATGCCGACCTCAAAAAGGCCGTCGAATCGGTGGCCCGAGGTCACGCATCCCCTCGCGCTTTTTACGTAGATAAGGTCGCCGAAGGCGTGGCCAGCATTGCGGCTGCATTCTGGCCCAAGCCGGTCATTGTGCGTTTGTCAGACTTCAAGAGCAACGAATATCGCAAGCTGATTGGTGGCAGCCGCTATGAGCCGGAAGAAGAAAATCCGATGCTGGGCTTCCGGGGCGCAGCGCGTTATCTCAGCGAGGACTTTGGTGAGGCCTTTGCGATGGAGTGCGAAGCCCTCAAGCGTGTGCGTGGCGAAATGGGGTTGACCAATGTGCAGATCATGGTGCCCTTTGTGCGTACATTGGGGCAGGCCAAGAAGGTCACCCACCTGCTGGCCAGTCAGGGTTTGCGCAGGGGCGATGACGCACTCAAGCTCATCATGATGTGTGAAGTGCCCAGCAACGCCATCCTTGCCGAGCAGTTCCTCGAGTTTTTTGACGGCTTCTCAATCGGTTCGAACGACCTGACCCAGTTGACCTTGGGTCTGGATCGAGACTCGGGCATGGAGCTGCTGGCCGCAGATTTTGATGAACGCGATCCGGCGGTCACGGCCTTGATATCTCAAGCTATCGGGGCCTGCTTGTCGAAGGGTAAATACATCGGTATTTGTGGGCAAGGACCTTCGGATCACCCGGATTTTGCGCATTGGCTGATGAATCAGGGCATAAGCTCCATTTCACTCAATCCTGATACCGTGATTGAAACTTGGACCCATTTGGGTCGTTGA